Proteins from a genomic interval of Flammeovirgaceae bacterium SG7u.111:
- a CDS encoding tetratricopeptide repeat protein — MESYKFDLDQIEAYLQNTMDEEERKLFEEYMGDSPEFAEEVSLHSHFLAALEAQFNEELKQKLREATEEKTPFQVIKMKQRLVFSLAASLSILIMASYFLLYNVKSSEEVFMAYYEPYMNVASPNARGGQQGINKAFQLYDQKDFEAAADAFKEALKQAPGDDSMRFYMAVSLISIGEASEATSILEDMSQDEEGLYFEPSQWYLGMAYLQKGLSEEAKIQFEVIVKEESSYSEKAKAILNEL, encoded by the coding sequence AATCATACAAATTTGACCTTGACCAGATAGAAGCCTACCTCCAAAACACCATGGATGAAGAGGAGCGCAAACTATTCGAAGAATACATGGGCGATAGCCCTGAGTTTGCCGAAGAAGTATCTTTGCATAGTCATTTTTTGGCTGCGTTGGAAGCGCAGTTCAACGAAGAGCTGAAGCAAAAACTAAGAGAGGCAACAGAGGAGAAAACACCTTTCCAAGTCATAAAAATGAAGCAAAGGCTTGTCTTTAGCCTTGCCGCATCGCTTTCTATATTGATAATGGCATCCTATTTTTTACTATACAATGTAAAAAGTAGCGAAGAGGTTTTCATGGCCTACTATGAGCCATATATGAACGTAGCCAGCCCTAATGCCAGAGGTGGGCAACAAGGGATTAATAAAGCTTTCCAACTATATGACCAAAAAGACTTTGAAGCAGCGGCAGATGCGTTTAAAGAAGCGCTGAAGCAAGCTCCTGGCGATGATTCAATGCGCTTCTATATGGCAGTCTCGCTTATTAGTATTGGCGAGGCATCGGAAGCAACTTCTATCTTGGAAGACATGTCCCAAGATGAAGAGGGCTTATACTTTGAGCCATCGCAGTGGTACTTGGGCATGGCATATCTTCAAAAAGGACTTTCAGAAGAGGCTAAAATTCAGTTTGAAGTGATAGTAAAAGAAGAAAGCAGCTATTCAGAAAAAGCTAAAGCTATCTTGAACGAGCTTTAA